A single region of the Vicia villosa cultivar HV-30 ecotype Madison, WI linkage group LG4, Vvil1.0, whole genome shotgun sequence genome encodes:
- the LOC131599459 gene encoding putative transcription factor bHLH041 isoform X1 produces MEGLFSLPVAVRTEFIHSLMHSLGGCSYICVWTYDTILPKYIYIFNISICIHLPTLLLLYIRLLILLIQRFDFIFLFLWTSRLSFLDGIYNVISSHQPSSSLGSLAQQLFDQYTILSFDINDDRIPGLAFRNQRPYIELQQLELLTLSSTEIQTQFYKEARIKTAVFMGCNKGEIELGFLNMSQTDIQTALRNLFPEDFSRQIQQIDQNNNNNNNNNPPSSSSSSMRSLSTAGSPEYSSLMFINPPGTSPSSHNFPDHILGGVNIPPMRPVSNTLPFQLQQQPQITPTQLFPIDQQNDAIMRAIQNVLSTPPSQQNHAARPEASAFERYRNDKSPIILGSNFRRQSLMKRSFAFFRNLNLMRLKERNQAMRPSSNQLHHMISERRRREKLNDNFQALRALLPQGTKKDKASILITAKETLRSLMEEIEKLSKRNQELLMSQKSAASNKETMKFSSNERINVRVSHVAESSSSEDEPMTVELQVNVLGHVSQADMLIRLLEFLNQVHHVNLISMDATNTNTNTSQENNYLHQITFRLRITQVSEWDEEAFQEAVRRVVADLIQYQVDQNL; encoded by the exons ATGGAAGGTTTATTTTCCCTTCCTGTAGCCGTCAGAACTGAATTTATCCATTCTTTGATGCATTCTCTTGGAGGATGTTCTTACATTTGTGTTTGGACATATGATACAATTTTACCAAAGTATATATacatatttaatatatctatatgCATACACCTacctacattattattattatatataaggTTGCTGATTCTACTTATACAacggtttgattttatttttttatttctttggactAGTCGTTTGTCCTTCTTGGATGGTATCTACAATGTGATAAGCAGCCACCAACCAAGTTCTTCGTTGGGAAGCCTCGCGCAACAGCTTTTCGATCAGTACACGATTTTATCATTCGATATCAATGATGA CCGAATTCCTGGACTAGCTTTTAGGAACCAACGTCCTTATATAGAGCTGCAGCAGCTGGAGCTTCTTACACTGTCATCAACTGAAATACAGACACAATTTTACAAG GAAGCAAGAATTaag ACTGCTGTTTTCATGGGGTGCAACAAAGGAGAAATTGAGCTTGGTTTCTTAAACATGTCCCAA ACTGATATTCAAACAGCACTTAGGAATTTATTTCCTGAGGATTTTTCAAGACAAATACAACAAATTGatcagaataataataataataataataataatccgccttcatcatcttcatcttcgatGAGATCATTATCAACAGCCGGTAGTCCAGAATATTCATCTCTCATGTTCATAAATCCACCTGGAACTTCTCCATCATCACATAACTTTCCTGATCATATCCTTGGAGGAGTAAACATTCCTCCAATGAGACCTGTTTCAAACACACTACCCTTTCAGCTTCAACAACAACCTCAAATCACACCAACACAATTGTTCCCTATTGATCAACAGAATGATGCAATAATGAGAGCAATCCAAAATGTTCTATCTACACCCCCTTCTCAGCAAAATCACGCGGCACGTCCAGAAGCTAGTGCATTTGAAAGGTATAGAAACGATAAAAGTCCTATTATTTTAGGCTCGAATTTTCGAAGACAGAGTTTGATGAAGAGATCGTTCGCGTTCTTTAGAAACTTGAATTTGATGAGACTGAAAGAACGAAACCAAGCGATGCGTCCTTCGAGTAACCAACTTCATCATATGATATCGGAGCGACGAAGGCGCGAGAAGCTTAACGATAACTTCCAAGCACTTAGGGCATTACTTCCTCAAGGAACTAAGAAAGACAAAGCATCCATACTGATAACAGCGAAGGAGACACTAAGGTCGTTGATGGAAGAGATAGAGAAACTAAGCAAGAGAAACCAAGAGTTGTTGATGTCACAAAAGTCGGCTGCTTCGAATAAGGAAACCATGAAATTCTCATCGAATGAGAGAATTAACGTGCGAGTTTCGCATGTAGCAGAATCAAGTTCATCGGAAGATGAACCAATGACAGTGGAGTTACAAGTGAATGTGCTAGGACACGTTTCTCAAGCTGATATGTTGATTAGGTTATTAGAATTCTTAAATCAAGTTCATCATGTCAATTTGATTTCAATGGAtgcaacaaatacaaatacaaatacttcACAAGAGAATAATTATCTTCATCAAATAACATTCAGATTAAGGATTACTCAG GTGAGTGAATGGGACGAGGAGGCCTTCCAAGAAGCAGTGAGAAGAGTAGTTGCTGACTTGATACAGTATCAAGTGGACCAAAATCTATGA
- the LOC131599459 gene encoding putative transcription factor bHLH041 isoform X2, with the protein MEGLFSLPVAVRTEFIHSLMHSLGGCSYICVWTYDTILPNRLSFLDGIYNVISSHQPSSSLGSLAQQLFDQYTILSFDINDDRIPGLAFRNQRPYIELQQLELLTLSSTEIQTQFYKEARIKTAVFMGCNKGEIELGFLNMSQTDIQTALRNLFPEDFSRQIQQIDQNNNNNNNNNPPSSSSSSMRSLSTAGSPEYSSLMFINPPGTSPSSHNFPDHILGGVNIPPMRPVSNTLPFQLQQQPQITPTQLFPIDQQNDAIMRAIQNVLSTPPSQQNHAARPEASAFERYRNDKSPIILGSNFRRQSLMKRSFAFFRNLNLMRLKERNQAMRPSSNQLHHMISERRRREKLNDNFQALRALLPQGTKKDKASILITAKETLRSLMEEIEKLSKRNQELLMSQKSAASNKETMKFSSNERINVRVSHVAESSSSEDEPMTVELQVNVLGHVSQADMLIRLLEFLNQVHHVNLISMDATNTNTNTSQENNYLHQITFRLRITQVSEWDEEAFQEAVRRVVADLIQYQVDQNL; encoded by the exons ATGGAAGGTTTATTTTCCCTTCCTGTAGCCGTCAGAACTGAATTTATCCATTCTTTGATGCATTCTCTTGGAGGATGTTCTTACATTTGTGTTTGGACATATGATACAATTTTACCAAA TCGTTTGTCCTTCTTGGATGGTATCTACAATGTGATAAGCAGCCACCAACCAAGTTCTTCGTTGGGAAGCCTCGCGCAACAGCTTTTCGATCAGTACACGATTTTATCATTCGATATCAATGATGA CCGAATTCCTGGACTAGCTTTTAGGAACCAACGTCCTTATATAGAGCTGCAGCAGCTGGAGCTTCTTACACTGTCATCAACTGAAATACAGACACAATTTTACAAG GAAGCAAGAATTaag ACTGCTGTTTTCATGGGGTGCAACAAAGGAGAAATTGAGCTTGGTTTCTTAAACATGTCCCAA ACTGATATTCAAACAGCACTTAGGAATTTATTTCCTGAGGATTTTTCAAGACAAATACAACAAATTGatcagaataataataataataataataataatccgccttcatcatcttcatcttcgatGAGATCATTATCAACAGCCGGTAGTCCAGAATATTCATCTCTCATGTTCATAAATCCACCTGGAACTTCTCCATCATCACATAACTTTCCTGATCATATCCTTGGAGGAGTAAACATTCCTCCAATGAGACCTGTTTCAAACACACTACCCTTTCAGCTTCAACAACAACCTCAAATCACACCAACACAATTGTTCCCTATTGATCAACAGAATGATGCAATAATGAGAGCAATCCAAAATGTTCTATCTACACCCCCTTCTCAGCAAAATCACGCGGCACGTCCAGAAGCTAGTGCATTTGAAAGGTATAGAAACGATAAAAGTCCTATTATTTTAGGCTCGAATTTTCGAAGACAGAGTTTGATGAAGAGATCGTTCGCGTTCTTTAGAAACTTGAATTTGATGAGACTGAAAGAACGAAACCAAGCGATGCGTCCTTCGAGTAACCAACTTCATCATATGATATCGGAGCGACGAAGGCGCGAGAAGCTTAACGATAACTTCCAAGCACTTAGGGCATTACTTCCTCAAGGAACTAAGAAAGACAAAGCATCCATACTGATAACAGCGAAGGAGACACTAAGGTCGTTGATGGAAGAGATAGAGAAACTAAGCAAGAGAAACCAAGAGTTGTTGATGTCACAAAAGTCGGCTGCTTCGAATAAGGAAACCATGAAATTCTCATCGAATGAGAGAATTAACGTGCGAGTTTCGCATGTAGCAGAATCAAGTTCATCGGAAGATGAACCAATGACAGTGGAGTTACAAGTGAATGTGCTAGGACACGTTTCTCAAGCTGATATGTTGATTAGGTTATTAGAATTCTTAAATCAAGTTCATCATGTCAATTTGATTTCAATGGAtgcaacaaatacaaatacaaatacttcACAAGAGAATAATTATCTTCATCAAATAACATTCAGATTAAGGATTACTCAG GTGAGTGAATGGGACGAGGAGGCCTTCCAAGAAGCAGTGAGAAGAGTAGTTGCTGACTTGATACAGTATCAAGTGGACCAAAATCTATGA